The following proteins are co-located in the Gloeocapsa sp. PCC 7428 genome:
- a CDS encoding single-stranded DNA-binding protein codes for MSLNVVTLVGRVGGEPDIKYFESGSVKCRLTLAVKRQSRNSDEPDWFTLELWGKTAEVAGNYVHKGSLIGVKGALKFDTWSDRNTGATRTSPIILVDKLDLLGSKQDSNANFSSGDDNF; via the coding sequence ATGAGTCTGAATGTTGTAACCTTAGTAGGTCGTGTTGGTGGCGAACCAGATATTAAGTATTTTGAATCTGGAAGCGTCAAGTGTCGGTTAACGTTGGCGGTAAAACGGCAGTCACGTAATAGCGATGAACCTGATTGGTTTACGCTGGAATTATGGGGGAAAACCGCAGAGGTTGCGGGTAATTATGTCCACAAAGGCAGTTTAATTGGCGTTAAAGGCGCTTTAAAGTTTGACACCTGGAGCGATCGCAACACAGGCGCAACGCGCACATCACCGATTATTCTTGTGGACAAACTAGACCTTTTAGGTTCTAAACAAGATAGCAACGCTAATTTTTCTAGCGGTGACGACAACTTTTAG
- the ldpA gene encoding circadian clock protein LdpA translates to MTDLYKPLCSLKEGHWFKLICGASFQHLPAVRNLTLAYTLAGVDCIDVAADPAVIAAAQEALAVADSLASDAQQRGFAYQSRPWLMVSLNDGEDPHFRKAEFNPEVCPVACPRPCEKICPAQAIVFDRDRNTFSGVVQDLCYGCGRCLPICPSDLIYTRAYVSTPGAIAPLALSRVDALEIHTQIGRITEFKRLWQAIKPWLNRLKLIAISCPDGDGMIEYLWNLHNIIKPLPCPLIWQTDGRPMSGDIGDGTTLAAIKLGQKVLAAGLPGYVQLAGGTNDYTVAKLKAIGLIKGSGVRGQRSEKANNSKSKVTSRSSLLAPRSSISGIAYGSYARVLLSPILEQLEQKSMNQSTVVPSLRLEDNRELLWQAVKLANSLVSQLKSV, encoded by the coding sequence GTGACTGATTTGTATAAACCCTTATGCTCCTTGAAAGAAGGTCACTGGTTTAAGTTGATCTGCGGAGCTAGTTTTCAACATCTACCTGCGGTTAGAAATTTAACATTAGCTTACACGTTGGCTGGCGTTGACTGTATTGACGTGGCGGCTGATCCTGCCGTCATTGCAGCAGCGCAAGAAGCGCTAGCAGTTGCGGATTCGCTAGCTAGTGATGCTCAGCAGCGAGGTTTTGCTTACCAAAGTCGCCCGTGGTTAATGGTGAGCTTAAATGATGGAGAAGATCCACATTTTCGCAAAGCGGAATTTAATCCAGAGGTGTGTCCAGTAGCGTGTCCTCGACCGTGTGAGAAAATTTGCCCCGCGCAAGCCATTGTGTTTGACCGCGATCGCAACACCTTTTCTGGCGTGGTACAGGATCTGTGTTATGGCTGCGGTCGTTGTTTGCCTATATGTCCTAGCGATTTAATTTACACGCGCGCGTATGTTTCTACGCCTGGGGCGATCGCCCCGTTAGCTTTATCAAGAGTTGATGCACTTGAAATTCACACGCAAATAGGACGAATCACTGAATTTAAACGACTATGGCAAGCAATCAAACCGTGGCTTAACAGGTTAAAGTTAATAGCAATTAGCTGTCCTGACGGAGACGGCATGATTGAATATTTGTGGAACCTGCATAATATTATCAAACCGCTACCCTGCCCGTTGATTTGGCAAACCGACGGACGACCAATGAGCGGTGATATCGGTGATGGCACCACATTGGCTGCAATCAAGTTAGGGCAAAAGGTACTCGCAGCCGGATTACCAGGATACGTACAGTTAGCTGGAGGAACGAATGATTACACCGTTGCGAAGTTGAAAGCGATCGGACTTATCAAGGGGTCAGGAGTCAGAGGTCAGAGGTCAGAGAAAGCGAATAACTCCAAATCAAAAGTAACATCTCGCTCCTCGCTTCTCGCTCCTCGCTCCTCTATTTCCGGTATTGCTTACGGTAGTTACGCTCGCGTTTTACTTTCACCTATTTTAGAGCAACTAGAACAAAAGTCTATGAATCAATCTACTGTGGTGCCATCGCTTCGTCTAGAAGATAACCGAGAATTACTTTGGCAGGCTGTTAAGCTAGCAAATTCTTTGGTTTCTCAGCTAAAGTCAGTGTAA
- a CDS encoding SIMPL domain-containing protein, which yields MSPSYVNSTSESSNKYVRQFMNPLREVFVVTGLFCLALTSPVMAQPQSPDQIRTITVSGRGMESIPTTLTQVRLGVEVQGKTAAEVQQETARRSSAVVALLKARNVERLETTGITLNPVYSYSNNTQRLTGYSATNIVSFRIATERTGNLLDEAVKAGATRIDSVSFIATDSAIAQAQQQALREATQDAQQQANTVLSVLNLSPSEVVSIQINNAGTTPPPPIPLARQAAMADSVAATPIVGGEQQVEATVTLQIRY from the coding sequence ATGAGTCCTTCTTATGTAAATTCTACAAGTGAAAGTAGCAATAAATATGTTCGCCAGTTTATGAATCCGTTACGCGAAGTATTTGTAGTAACAGGATTATTTTGTTTAGCATTAACTTCTCCTGTGATGGCACAACCGCAATCACCAGATCAAATACGTACTATTACTGTCAGCGGTCGCGGGATGGAATCAATTCCTACGACGTTGACTCAAGTGCGTTTGGGCGTTGAAGTACAAGGGAAAACTGCGGCTGAAGTTCAACAAGAAACTGCCCGACGCTCATCAGCTGTTGTCGCTTTACTCAAGGCGCGTAACGTCGAAAGACTCGAAACTACGGGTATTACTCTTAACCCAGTTTATAGTTATAGTAATAATACACAGCGATTAACCGGATATTCTGCAACAAATATTGTCAGTTTTCGGATTGCGACAGAAAGAACCGGAAATTTGTTAGATGAAGCGGTAAAAGCGGGAGCAACCCGCATTGATAGTGTGAGTTTTATCGCCACCGATAGCGCGATCGCCCAAGCGCAACAACAAGCTTTACGCGAAGCCACACAAGATGCGCAACAACAAGCGAATACCGTATTAAGCGTCTTGAATCTTTCGCCTAGCGAAGTCGTCAGCATTCAAATTAATAACGCTGGTACGACCCCGCCACCGCCTATTCCTTTAGCGCGTCAAGCTGCTATGGCTGATAGTGTTGCAGCTACTCCTATCGTCGGTGGCGAACAGCAAGTTGAAGCAACAGTGACGCTGCAAATTCGTTACTAA
- a CDS encoding HAD family hydrolase yields the protein MSANQPTILALDFDGVICNGLKEYFETAWRTYCDIWSRIDETPPQDLAEKFYRLRPVIETGWEMPVLIAALLSGVTEDKILQEWNAIARAILQENQLQSTTIAHQLDSFRDQWIRDDLTSWLNLHSFYPGVIEKLNALMSSPIQVFIVTTKEGRFVQQLLAQQGIQLPETSVFGKENKRPKHEILHELIIAAKTLPASLWFVEDRIKTLELVAQQANLDTVKLYLADWGYNTSDERQAAQNHDRIQLISLAQFTDDFSTWG from the coding sequence ATGAGCGCAAATCAACCAACGATACTTGCACTTGATTTTGATGGAGTCATTTGCAATGGGCTAAAAGAATATTTTGAGACAGCTTGGCGTACCTACTGCGATATTTGGTCGCGGATAGACGAAACGCCACCACAAGATTTAGCCGAAAAGTTTTATCGGTTGCGCCCAGTCATTGAAACTGGCTGGGAAATGCCAGTACTCATCGCCGCTTTGTTATCAGGAGTTACAGAAGACAAGATTTTGCAGGAGTGGAATGCGATCGCGCGCGCCATCTTGCAAGAAAATCAGCTGCAATCTACCACAATTGCTCATCAACTCGACTCGTTTCGCGATCAATGGATTCGTGATGATTTAACGAGTTGGTTGAATTTGCATAGTTTTTACCCTGGTGTTATTGAAAAGCTCAACGCTTTGATGAGTAGCCCGATCCAAGTATTTATCGTGACGACTAAAGAAGGGCGGTTTGTACAGCAACTACTTGCGCAACAAGGAATTCAACTACCAGAAACATCAGTGTTTGGAAAAGAAAACAAGCGCCCTAAGCATGAAATTCTGCACGAGTTAATTATTGCGGCAAAAACATTACCCGCTAGCCTGTGGTTTGTTGAAGACCGCATTAAAACACTAGAACTTGTTGCCCAGCAGGCAAACCTAGACACGGTAAAACTATATTTAGCCGATTGGGGCTACAACACAAGCGATGAACGACAAGCTGCCCAAAACCACGATCGCATTCAGCTAATAT
- a CDS encoding R3H domain-containing nucleic acid-binding protein, with protein sequence MPNTDDLQKLLDILPLEIRQALEYHPLRDSLVEVVMDLGRLPEARFPNQAEYLSDTPISQEQLNECIQRVGEFGGDNRAGIEKTLHRISAIRNRTGKIIGLTCRVGRAVYGTIGMIRDLVETGRSILMLGRPGVGKTTALREIARVLADELNKRVVIIDTSNEIAGDGDVAHPAIGRARRMQVARPELQHQVMIEAVENHMPEVIVIDEIGTELEAMAARTIAERGVQLVGTAHGNQIENLIKNPTLSDLVGGIQAVTLGDDEARRRRSQKTVLERKAPPTFEIAVEMLERQRWVVHESVADTVDSLLRGHQPSPQVRTVDDAGKVTVTRQQPVTIRGITDEKQDIRTASLNTSQPPTMQSNGWRASGQMLPLPRQSREQDISGVSEFERLLDQSLDPPDRFGYGAQTAGPNGEDLPLHIYPYGVSRHQLEQVIQVLNLPVVLTKDIDSADAILALRSHVKNHSKLRHIAKVRQVPIHMIKASTIPQITRTLRRMLDMDEPLTTDERELSLFTQGGSEDEIDALEEARLAVEQIVIPKGQPVELLPRSPKVRKMQHELVEHYRLKSNSFGEEPNRRLRIYPA encoded by the coding sequence ATGCCCAATACAGACGATCTGCAAAAATTGTTAGATATTTTGCCGTTAGAGATTCGACAAGCTTTAGAGTATCACCCTTTAAGGGATAGTTTAGTGGAAGTGGTGATGGATTTGGGACGTCTTCCCGAAGCCCGCTTTCCAAACCAAGCTGAGTACCTTTCCGATACCCCGATTTCGCAGGAACAACTTAACGAGTGTATCCAGCGTGTTGGAGAATTCGGAGGAGATAACCGCGCCGGAATTGAAAAAACATTACACCGCATTAGTGCTATCCGTAACCGGACAGGAAAAATTATCGGCTTAACCTGTCGTGTTGGTCGCGCGGTCTACGGCACAATCGGCATGATCCGCGACTTGGTAGAAACGGGCAGATCAATTTTAATGCTCGGTCGTCCAGGAGTTGGTAAAACCACAGCTTTACGCGAAATTGCGCGGGTTCTAGCGGATGAACTTAATAAACGAGTTGTGATTATTGACACCTCGAATGAAATTGCTGGCGATGGAGACGTTGCCCATCCAGCCATAGGTCGCGCCCGTCGGATGCAAGTTGCACGTCCTGAACTGCAACATCAAGTGATGATCGAGGCGGTGGAAAACCATATGCCCGAAGTTATTGTCATTGATGAAATTGGCACCGAACTCGAAGCAATGGCAGCACGGACGATCGCCGAACGCGGCGTACAGTTAGTGGGAACAGCGCACGGTAATCAAATTGAAAACTTGATCAAAAACCCGACGCTATCTGACTTAGTTGGAGGAATTCAAGCCGTCACACTAGGTGATGACGAAGCCCGACGGCGACGCAGCCAAAAAACCGTTCTAGAACGTAAAGCACCACCTACGTTTGAAATTGCGGTAGAAATGCTCGAACGCCAACGCTGGGTTGTTCATGAAAGTGTAGCCGATACCGTCGATAGTCTCTTACGCGGACATCAACCAAGTCCTCAAGTACGTACTGTAGATGATGCGGGTAAAGTCACGGTAACTCGTCAGCAACCGGTAACAATTCGAGGAATTACCGACGAGAAGCAAGACATCAGAACTGCTTCGTTGAATACCTCACAACCACCGACAATGCAGTCAAATGGCTGGCGGGCATCAGGACAAATGTTACCACTGCCGCGCCAATCTAGAGAACAAGACATATCAGGAGTTAGTGAATTTGAGCGACTACTCGACCAATCGCTCGATCCGCCCGATCGCTTCGGCTATGGTGCGCAAACTGCTGGACCAAATGGGGAAGATTTACCTTTACACATCTATCCCTATGGCGTCAGTCGTCACCAGTTAGAACAAGTGATTCAGGTATTAAATTTACCTGTCGTCTTGACAAAAGACATCGATAGTGCTGACGCTATCTTGGCACTGCGATCGCACGTCAAAAATCACTCAAAGCTGCGTCACATCGCAAAAGTGCGTCAAGTTCCCATCCACATGATTAAAGCCAGCACCATTCCCCAAATTACGCGGACGCTGCGCCGGATGTTGGATATGGACGAACCACTGACAACTGATGAACGCGAACTGAGTTTATTCACTCAAGGCGGAAGCGAAGATGAAATCGATGCCTTAGAAGAAGCGCGACTTGCGGTCGAGCAAATCGTCATTCCAAAAGGACAACCTGTCGAGTTATTACCGCGATCGCCCAAAGTCCGCAAGATGCAACACGAACTTGTCGAACACTATCGCTTAAAATCCAATAGCTTTGGCGAAGAACCCAATCGTCGCTTGCGGATTTATCCAGCTTGA